One segment of Trichlorobacter ammonificans DNA contains the following:
- a CDS encoding DegQ family serine endoprotease — MLLKKILLMLLVSLLALTPALPETAEAKPVSPDFVELAKRLNPSVVNIRTAKVVKPRANTGRRAPHPFFGNDFFNEFFAPFFGDQFQQPQQRSRKEQSLGTGFIISQDGFVLTNNHVVNGADEVLVKLSDGRELKAEIKGQDEKLDIALLKLADGKSTFAAAELGDSDALEVGEWVMAIGNPFGLSQTVTAGIVSAKGRVIGSGPYDDFIQTDASINPGNSGGPLFNAQGKVVGINTAIIANGQGIGFAIPINVAKSVVSQLKSTGKVVRGYMGINFQGLDQSLVKSLKLPSDKGALITNVEKDSPAEKAGLKSGDVIVSFDGKPVVADTDLPKLVAATPINKQVKVGVYRDGKRRDLILTVGLAKDAPAEQTAAAQGEQAGVGISVQELTPELARQLRLRDVRGVVVSEVKAGSPAEEAGVVRGDLVIEVNGQRIESIAGFAEAVSSVRKGDMVRLLLRRPNGTFGYVAMKAE; from the coding sequence ATGCTGCTGAAAAAAATACTGTTGATGTTGCTGGTCTCCCTGCTGGCCCTGACGCCGGCACTGCCGGAGACGGCGGAGGCAAAGCCGGTCAGTCCCGACTTCGTCGAGCTGGCCAAACGGCTCAACCCTTCGGTGGTGAACATCCGTACCGCCAAGGTGGTCAAGCCGCGGGCCAACACCGGCCGCCGGGCTCCCCATCCCTTCTTCGGCAACGACTTTTTCAACGAGTTCTTCGCCCCCTTCTTCGGCGACCAGTTCCAGCAGCCCCAGCAGCGTTCGCGCAAGGAACAGTCCCTGGGTACCGGCTTCATCATCAGTCAGGACGGCTTCGTGCTGACCAACAACCACGTGGTAAACGGTGCGGACGAAGTCCTGGTCAAGCTGTCCGATGGTCGGGAGTTGAAGGCGGAGATCAAGGGACAGGATGAAAAGCTGGATATTGCCCTGCTGAAGCTCGCCGACGGCAAGAGCACCTTTGCGGCGGCGGAGCTGGGGGACAGCGACGCCCTGGAGGTGGGGGAGTGGGTCATGGCCATCGGCAACCCCTTTGGCCTCTCCCAGACCGTCACCGCCGGCATCGTCAGCGCCAAGGGGCGGGTGATCGGCAGCGGCCCCTACGACGATTTCATCCAGACCGATGCCTCCATCAACCCCGGCAACTCCGGCGGGCCGCTCTTCAACGCCCAGGGGAAGGTGGTGGGGATCAACACCGCCATCATCGCCAACGGCCAGGGGATCGGCTTTGCGATCCCGATCAACGTTGCCAAGTCGGTGGTCAGCCAGCTCAAATCCACCGGCAAGGTGGTGCGGGGCTACATGGGCATCAACTTCCAGGGACTTGACCAGAGCCTGGTGAAATCCCTGAAACTCCCCTCCGACAAGGGAGCCCTGATCACCAACGTGGAAAAGGACTCCCCGGCGGAAAAAGCCGGCCTGAAAAGCGGTGACGTCATCGTTTCCTTCGACGGCAAACCGGTGGTGGCGGATACCGATCTGCCCAAGCTGGTTGCGGCCACACCGATCAACAAGCAGGTCAAGGTGGGGGTCTACCGCGACGGCAAGCGCCGCGACCTGATCCTGACCGTCGGCTTGGCCAAGGACGCTCCTGCCGAACAGACTGCGGCAGCCCAGGGGGAACAGGCCGGCGTCGGCATTTCCGTCCAGGAGCTGACCCCGGAGCTGGCCCGCCAGCTGCGCCTGCGCGATGTCCGGGGGGTGGTGGTCAGCGAGGTCAAGGCAGGCAGCCCGGCCGAAGAGGCCGGCGTGGTGAGGGGCGATCTGGTGATCGAGGTCAACGGCCAGCGGATCGAATCCATTGCCGGCTTTGCCGAAGCGGTCAGCAGCGTACGCAAGGGCGACATGGTCCGGCTGCTGCTCCGGCGTCCCAACGGCACCTTCGGCTATGTGGCCATGAAGGCGGAATAA
- a CDS encoding 4Fe-4S binding protein codes for MSDRYVQPLRTLLQICFVLFSLWVGFQFARYIGAVEAGAPPTVARPGGIEAFLPISGLFGTAAWLKGGGINPVHPAAVVIFVTIVVLALALRRAFCSWICPVGAISEWLWKLGFHRFRRNPALPRLLDVALRGIKYLLMAYFLFAAVTWSLDSLQGFLFSGYHAISDQKLLSLFLRPSGTTLAVLGVLLTLSVILRNPFCRYLCPYGALLGLAAWLSPTAVQRDRERCVSCGVCSQVCPARIDVMHARRVADPECLGCWRCISHCRVQSALSMRLFGRRVISGLLFALLVVGIFWGGSVIGKLNGRWQTMITPDDYRQLLGR; via the coding sequence ATGTCGGATCGCTACGTTCAACCACTACGCACCCTGCTGCAGATATGTTTTGTGCTGTTCTCGCTCTGGGTCGGTTTCCAGTTCGCCCGGTACATCGGTGCGGTGGAAGCCGGTGCGCCGCCCACCGTGGCCCGCCCCGGCGGTATCGAGGCTTTTCTGCCGATTTCCGGCCTGTTCGGCACCGCGGCCTGGCTGAAAGGAGGCGGCATCAACCCGGTCCATCCGGCAGCGGTGGTGATCTTTGTCACCATTGTCGTTCTGGCACTGGCGCTGCGCCGCGCCTTCTGCTCCTGGATCTGCCCGGTGGGCGCAATCTCGGAATGGCTCTGGAAGCTGGGATTCCATCGTTTCCGTCGCAATCCGGCACTCCCCCGCCTGCTGGACGTCGCCCTGCGGGGGATCAAGTACCTGCTGATGGCCTACTTCCTGTTCGCCGCCGTCACCTGGAGCCTGGACTCGCTGCAGGGCTTTCTGTTCAGCGGCTATCACGCCATCTCGGACCAGAAACTGCTTTCCCTTTTCCTGCGTCCCTCCGGCACCACGCTGGCGGTGCTGGGGGTGCTGCTGACACTGTCCGTCATCCTGCGCAACCCCTTCTGCCGCTACCTCTGCCCCTATGGCGCGCTGCTGGGGCTGGCGGCATGGCTCTCACCCACCGCCGTCCAGCGGGACCGGGAGCGCTGCGTTTCCTGCGGCGTCTGCAGCCAGGTCTGTCCGGCACGGATCGATGTCATGCATGCCCGCCGGGTGGCTGATCCCGAGTGCCTGGGCTGCTGGCGCTGCATCAGCCACTGCCGGGTACAGAGTGCCCTGAGTATGCGACTGTTCGGTCGCCGGGTCATCAGCGGCCTCCTCTTTGCCCTGCTGGTGGTGGGGATATTCTGGGGCGGAAGCGTCATCGGCAAACTGAACGGCCGCTGGCAGACCATGATCACCCCCGACGACTACCGCCAACTGCTGGGACGCTGA
- a CDS encoding pyruvate, water dikinase regulatory protein, protein MKKIYVLSDSTGETAERVVRAALSQFGGSDVRIVRLAKVTNQQELHQAITVVTSDQGLLVYTLVDADLAHAAQTIAEEAGLMAFDLLSPLLNSLSVFLGSVAQATPGLLHQIDTDYFRRMEAVNFTVKHDDGQETRNLHRADLVLVGVSRSSKTPLSMYLANKGYKVANVPLVKGIDPPDELDRLDPAKVVGLMISPKRLVEIRTSRLINMGQSMKNRYADHEQVEDEIAFCRQYFRRHPGWLIIDVTSKSVEESASEILRRLTGQTIA, encoded by the coding sequence ATGAAAAAAATCTATGTACTCTCCGACTCCACCGGCGAAACCGCCGAACGGGTGGTGCGGGCCGCTCTTTCCCAGTTCGGCGGCAGCGACGTCAGGATCGTCCGGCTGGCCAAGGTCACCAACCAGCAGGAACTGCACCAGGCCATTACCGTGGTCACTTCCGACCAGGGACTGCTGGTCTACACCCTGGTGGATGCCGACCTGGCCCATGCCGCCCAGACCATTGCGGAAGAGGCGGGACTCATGGCCTTTGACCTGCTGTCTCCCCTGCTGAACAGCCTGTCCGTATTCCTCGGCTCCGTGGCTCAGGCCACACCGGGCCTGCTGCACCAGATCGACACCGACTACTTCCGCCGCATGGAGGCGGTCAACTTCACCGTCAAGCACGACGACGGCCAGGAAACCCGCAACCTGCACCGGGCCGACCTGGTGCTGGTGGGGGTTTCCCGCTCTTCCAAGACCCCCCTGTCCATGTACCTGGCCAACAAGGGGTACAAGGTAGCCAACGTGCCGCTGGTGAAAGGGATCGATCCCCCCGATGAGCTGGACCGTCTCGACCCGGCCAAGGTGGTGGGGCTGATGATCAGTCCCAAACGCCTGGTGGAAATCCGTACCTCCCGGCTGATCAACATGGGACAGAGCATGAAGAACCGCTATGCCGACCACGAACAGGTGGAAGACGAAATCGCCTTCTGCCGTCAGTACTTCCGCCGCCATCCCGGCTGGCTGATCATCGACGTGACCAGCAAGTCGGTGGAGGAATCGGCGTCGGAAATCCTGCGCCGCCTGACGGGGCAGACCATTGCCTAG